A portion of the Krasilnikovia cinnamomea genome contains these proteins:
- a CDS encoding XRE family transcriptional regulator — MLELRNVARGKGRGLLPDDPSLKRMIREWVHGRRGLSADYAALFSDVFGVPFAAGRGNAAPVPSPVATDLAARLAVAEAIDAPLIVSLEAQTQSFRTLDRQLGAARLLQQTEAHVGQMTDLWRYALPGAHRTVLAAALAEAAALAGWQALDLGDPEKAWSLHETAKAAARESGIPSIVAHVTAQQAYALLDLGRSASAVTLIQHARQAANGKVPDLLRSWLWAAEAEALAANGAADEAQEALDHAGAALPSQGLDESLPYLFLNEVHLARWRGHCLARLGKSEAVQELANAVNLLDPTFTRAAAGLRCDLALAYSVRGQHEEARAEARVAEELATRTASARQRRRIAALLTSGTGPSGR, encoded by the coding sequence ATGCTCGAACTGCGCAACGTCGCACGGGGCAAGGGGCGTGGGCTGCTGCCGGACGACCCAAGCCTGAAGCGGATGATCAGGGAGTGGGTTCACGGCCGACGAGGACTCTCGGCCGACTACGCCGCACTGTTCTCCGACGTGTTCGGCGTGCCGTTCGCGGCGGGCCGGGGCAACGCCGCGCCGGTTCCCTCGCCTGTCGCAACGGATCTGGCAGCGCGACTGGCTGTCGCCGAGGCCATTGACGCACCCTTGATCGTCTCGCTTGAGGCGCAGACGCAGTCATTCCGAACGCTTGATCGGCAACTCGGCGCCGCGCGCCTGCTGCAACAGACCGAGGCTCACGTCGGTCAGATGACCGACCTGTGGCGATACGCGTTGCCCGGCGCGCATCGCACGGTGCTCGCCGCTGCGCTTGCCGAGGCCGCCGCGCTCGCAGGCTGGCAAGCTCTGGACCTGGGTGATCCCGAGAAGGCGTGGTCGCTGCATGAAACCGCCAAGGCTGCCGCGCGGGAAAGCGGCATCCCTTCGATCGTCGCCCACGTAACGGCGCAGCAGGCTTACGCGCTGCTCGATCTCGGGCGGTCGGCGAGCGCGGTGACATTGATCCAGCACGCGCGGCAGGCGGCGAACGGCAAGGTGCCCGACCTGCTTCGCTCATGGTTGTGGGCAGCCGAAGCGGAAGCCCTCGCTGCAAATGGCGCGGCCGACGAGGCGCAAGAAGCCCTCGACCACGCTGGCGCCGCCCTGCCTTCTCAGGGCTTGGATGAAAGCCTGCCTTACCTGTTTCTCAACGAGGTGCATCTGGCCCGATGGCGCGGCCACTGCCTCGCCCGACTTGGAAAATCCGAGGCGGTGCAAGAGCTGGCCAATGCGGTGAACCTGCTCGATCCAACCTTTACGCGTGCAGCAGCGGGATTGCGGTGCGATCTCGCATTGGCGTACTCGGTTCGGGGCCAACACGAGGAGGCGCGTGCTGAGGCTCGCGTGGCCGAGGAGCTGGCCACGCGAACCGCGTCAGCACGTCAGCGGCGCCGGATTGCGGCCCTGCTCACGAGCGGTACGGGGCCTTCGGGCCGCTAA
- a CDS encoding DUF3631 domain-containing protein yields the protein MTDASQASTPGAQVLDQVAAFIARYVAFPSEHALTAVTLWAAHTHAVGCFYVTPRLVLDSAEPGSGKTRVLELLNLLVRHPEMTISASTAALFRLISLHPHTILFDEVDAIFNPKTGGNYEDLRALLNAGYKRGATIARCVGDAKSMKVQRFVVFAPVALAGIAGSMPATILTRAVVVHMRRRARSERVEPFEEQYAEAEAAPIRDALAEWMSQQADALAKARPRMPDGVADRAAEVWKALLAIADQAGERWPDAGRDAARYFVLDTATAPTFGTRLLADLRTLYAGRDRMPTTDILDALTTAEDAPWGDLGGKPLDARRLSKELSRYGIAPAAFNTGQGTAKGYTTYPTTGNLGLADAWDRYLPAGPIGNSGNCGNPAGQTGYRSEKPSVTIGNPQDQVTDPSVTRIGIGNPLNREVTEVTEITDEDWPPVAVPGGTRPPSTPDRPGPHSAFTKGAAA from the coding sequence ATGACCGATGCCAGCCAGGCGTCGACGCCGGGCGCGCAGGTGCTCGACCAGGTCGCCGCGTTCATTGCCCGCTACGTGGCCTTCCCGTCCGAGCACGCGTTGACGGCGGTGACGTTGTGGGCGGCGCACACGCACGCGGTCGGCTGCTTCTACGTCACGCCGCGCCTGGTCCTCGACTCCGCCGAACCTGGCTCCGGTAAGACCCGCGTGTTGGAGCTGCTGAACCTGCTGGTCCGGCACCCGGAGATGACCATCAGTGCCAGCACGGCCGCACTGTTCCGGCTGATCAGCCTGCATCCGCACACGATCCTGTTCGACGAAGTGGATGCGATCTTCAACCCGAAGACCGGCGGGAACTACGAAGATCTCCGGGCGCTGCTCAATGCCGGGTACAAGCGCGGCGCGACGATCGCCCGCTGCGTCGGCGACGCCAAGAGCATGAAAGTGCAACGGTTCGTCGTGTTCGCCCCGGTCGCCCTCGCCGGGATCGCCGGGTCCATGCCCGCCACCATCCTCACCCGTGCCGTCGTGGTCCACATGCGGCGCCGAGCACGCTCGGAACGGGTGGAGCCGTTCGAGGAGCAGTACGCCGAAGCCGAAGCCGCACCGATCCGCGACGCCCTGGCCGAGTGGATGTCACAGCAGGCCGACGCCCTCGCCAAAGCGCGGCCGAGGATGCCCGACGGGGTGGCCGACCGGGCGGCCGAGGTGTGGAAAGCCCTGCTCGCCATCGCGGACCAGGCCGGGGAGCGGTGGCCCGACGCCGGACGCGACGCCGCCCGGTACTTCGTGCTCGACACCGCGACCGCGCCGACTTTCGGCACCCGGCTGCTGGCCGACCTGCGAACCCTGTACGCGGGCCGCGATCGGATGCCCACCACCGACATTCTCGACGCGCTCACCACGGCCGAGGACGCCCCGTGGGGAGACCTCGGCGGCAAACCACTCGACGCCCGACGCCTGTCGAAGGAGCTGAGCCGGTACGGCATCGCCCCGGCCGCGTTCAACACCGGCCAGGGCACGGCCAAGGGTTACACCACGTATCCAACGACCGGGAATCTCGGCCTGGCCGACGCCTGGGACAGGTACCTCCCGGCGGGACCTATCGGTAACTCCGGTAACTGCGGTAACCCCGCAGGTCAGACCGGTTACCGATCCGAAAAGCCGTCGGTAACCATCGGTAACCCGCAAGATCAGGTTACCGATCCATCGGTAACCCGAATCGGCATCGGTAACCCGCTGAACAGGGAAGTTACCGAAGTTACCGAGATTACCGATGAGGACTGGCCGCCCGTGGCCGTGCCCGGCGGCACCCGGCCACCGTCCACCCCCGACCGCCCCGGCCCTCACTCTGCGTTCACCAAGGGAGCGGCAGCATGA
- a CDS encoding helix-turn-helix domain-containing protein: MRTAHATVHPLTPRTTPAEAPQRPRPAPVGTLTYTVKEVAEMLSLNLGGTYRMIRTGDIPARKLGGRWVVPRRAFHDWLDSCIEITPAEAEANRRASVGELTDVEKDLIWAYRNDPKRHGA, from the coding sequence GTGCGCACCGCCCACGCCACCGTTCACCCGCTCACCCCCCGCACCACGCCCGCCGAGGCGCCGCAGCGGCCCCGGCCCGCGCCGGTCGGCACGCTGACCTACACCGTCAAGGAAGTCGCCGAGATGCTCTCGCTCAACCTCGGCGGCACCTACCGCATGATCCGCACCGGAGACATCCCCGCCCGCAAGCTCGGCGGCCGGTGGGTCGTCCCCCGCCGCGCGTTCCACGACTGGCTCGACTCCTGCATTGAGATCACCCCGGCCGAGGCCGAAGCCAACCGCAGGGCATCGGTCGGGGAGCTGACCGACGTCGAGAAGGACCTCATCTGGGCCTACCGCAACGACCCGAAACGGCACGGCGCGTAG